CTGCTCGAAGTCCTCGTCTCCCTCGCCATCCTGTCGGGAACCCTGCTCCTCGCCTTCCGGATCGTGTCCGGGGCGATCTCGGCCGAGGAACGCTCGGAGCGGTGGACGTCGGCCTCCTTCCTCGCCGAATCGCTCGTGCGCGAGGCGACCGCCGGCTTTCCGGACACGGGGGAGACGGAGGGGAAGTTCTCCCCCCCGATGGACTCCTACTCCTGGAGGCGGACCGTACGGCCCGCGGTCCACGCGGACGCGCGCGAGGTCCACGTGACCGTCACCTGGACCTCCGGCCGGGACGCGGAGAAGGTCGCACTCTCCGG
Above is a genomic segment from Deltaproteobacteria bacterium containing:
- a CDS encoding prepilin-type N-terminal cleavage/methylation domain-containing protein → MDDRRPGRPARPVRGFTLLEVLVSLAILSGTLLLAFRIVSGAISAEERSERWTSASFLAESLVREATAGFPDTGETEGKFSPPMDSYSWRRTVRPAVHADAREVHVTVTWTSGRDAEKVALSGVAVK